The proteins below come from a single uncultured Dethiosulfovibrio sp. genomic window:
- a CDS encoding C69 family dipeptidase: MKRFSSLMACALILLSVSSAIGCTTMLVTKGATSDGSVIVSHSDDNDLMDQRIVYVPAMDHEEGAVRSIYCSAAAMGEFPEYRSFLYPRMVTDERGPAYMGDEPSIALGTIPQVPHTYAYFDGNYGIMNEHQLMFGECTDGANVTAKPEPGKRIFYSSELSRVALERCRTAREAIALMGSLIEEYGYYGTGETLPIGDTEEGWIMEIAPSPEGTGGLWVAKKVPDGEMFVGANEFRIRKVDPKDPDMMVGKDLFSVAEKHGWWKPSDGPLDWLKTVSQGEYNHPYYSLRRVWRAFSLAAPSLGLSPWVEDGYTEAYPFSIKPDKKLSARDVMAIHRDRYEGTEFDLTKGVAAGPFGYPDRFYGPYDGKGDVGDPKRKLEGAWERPISVTYCGYAFVNQARGWLPDPIGGIMWLGLDKPADTVFMPFFVGVNSLPRSVETCDTSLFSRDSAWWAFNFVSNWAGLRYDAIHGDIVSRREALETGFLEKLKEAEKEALEISRSDPEMLTDFLTTFCDENANEVVSGWWDFSDELIVKYDDGFINVGKMGTEAGYPMEWLKTTSWPDGPTEYKKR; encoded by the coding sequence ATGAAAAGATTCAGCTCATTGATGGCGTGTGCGCTTATTCTGTTGTCGGTTTCGTCGGCGATAGGATGCACGACCATGCTCGTAACGAAGGGGGCCACGTCGGACGGTTCGGTGATAGTCTCACACTCGGACGACAACGACCTCATGGATCAGAGGATAGTCTACGTTCCGGCCATGGACCACGAGGAGGGGGCTGTGCGGTCGATCTACTGTTCCGCCGCGGCGATGGGCGAGTTTCCCGAGTATCGCAGCTTCCTCTATCCCCGGATGGTCACAGATGAGAGGGGCCCCGCCTACATGGGAGATGAGCCCTCTATCGCACTAGGGACCATACCCCAGGTTCCCCACACCTACGCCTATTTCGACGGCAACTACGGCATAATGAACGAGCATCAGCTGATGTTCGGAGAGTGTACCGACGGAGCCAACGTCACCGCAAAGCCTGAGCCTGGAAAGAGGATCTTCTACTCCTCCGAACTCTCTCGTGTTGCCCTGGAGAGATGCCGTACCGCCAGGGAGGCCATAGCCCTCATGGGATCGCTCATAGAGGAGTACGGCTATTACGGAACCGGCGAGACCCTTCCGATAGGCGACACCGAGGAGGGGTGGATAATGGAGATAGCCCCGTCTCCCGAGGGAACCGGTGGGCTGTGGGTCGCAAAAAAGGTCCCCGACGGCGAGATGTTCGTCGGAGCCAACGAATTTCGCATCAGGAAGGTGGATCCGAAGGATCCCGACATGATGGTGGGCAAGGACCTCTTCTCGGTAGCGGAGAAGCACGGATGGTGGAAGCCCTCCGACGGTCCTCTCGACTGGCTGAAGACCGTGAGCCAGGGGGAGTACAACCATCCCTACTACTCGCTTCGTCGGGTGTGGCGGGCGTTCTCCCTGGCCGCCCCATCTCTTGGGCTGTCGCCCTGGGTTGAGGACGGATACACCGAGGCCTACCCTTTCTCCATAAAGCCGGATAAGAAGCTGTCCGCACGGGACGTCATGGCCATACACAGGGATCGCTATGAGGGAACAGAGTTCGACCTCACAAAAGGGGTGGCGGCCGGACCCTTCGGCTACCCGGATCGGTTCTACGGACCTTACGACGGAAAAGGTGACGTAGGGGACCCTAAGAGGAAGCTCGAAGGGGCATGGGAACGGCCTATCTCCGTGACCTACTGCGGCTATGCCTTCGTAAACCAGGCCAGGGGCTGGCTTCCCGACCCTATCGGAGGGATTATGTGGCTGGGGCTGGACAAGCCCGCCGACACTGTATTCATGCCTTTTTTCGTCGGGGTAAACTCTTTGCCCAGATCGGTGGAGACCTGCGATACGTCCCTGTTCAGCAGAGACAGCGCGTGGTGGGCCTTTAACTTCGTGTCCAACTGGGCGGGTCTCAGGTACGACGCTATCCACGGTGACATAGTCTCTCGCCGAGAGGCTTTGGAGACCGGCTTCCTGGAGAAGCTGAAAGAAGCGGAGAAAGAGGCGCTTGAGATAAGCCGAAGCGATCCTGAGATGTTGACCGATTTTCTCACCACCTTCTGCGACGAGAACGCCAACGAGGTCGTGTCCGGTTGGTGGGATTTCTCCGATGAGCTGATAGTCAAGTACGACGACGGGTTCATAAACGTGGGCAAGATGGGAACCGAGGCGGGGTATCCTATGGAGTGGCTTAAGACCACCTCCTGGCCCGATGGCCCTACGGAGTATAAGAAACGTTGA
- a CDS encoding agmatinase → MEKVNMPITGICSFGKYPICGDVDGLEADMAVLGVPYDLGVGFLSGTRLGPRRIREASTQYARGAKGFYDPELDEVFLGDPWRIVDCGDADVVQGDMESSLANVEDSVRRILRGKATPVVLGGDHSISIPVGRALSEIGGTVGVIQLDAHLDWSMAPGGQRFGNGSPMRRMSEMDHIGPMTQIGLRGVGSSRKEDFDDARDYGSRLVTASEVRRIGPEAVVGAIPEADCYYVTVDIDVFDISLVTGTGSPMPGGLYYQEVAAILRGIARRFNVVCLDLVEVAPQYDPSGATCRIAAMTLLEFMGHILKRRS, encoded by the coding sequence ATGGAAAAGGTGAATATGCCCATAACGGGTATATGTTCTTTCGGAAAATACCCCATCTGCGGGGATGTGGATGGCCTTGAGGCGGATATGGCGGTGCTCGGGGTCCCTTACGACCTTGGCGTAGGCTTTCTGAGCGGCACAAGGCTGGGCCCCAGGAGAATAAGGGAGGCCTCGACCCAGTACGCCAGAGGGGCCAAGGGCTTCTACGATCCCGAGCTGGACGAGGTTTTTCTGGGCGATCCCTGGAGGATCGTCGACTGCGGCGACGCCGACGTGGTCCAGGGCGACATGGAGAGCTCCCTCGCCAACGTGGAGGACTCGGTCAGGAGGATCCTTAGGGGGAAAGCGACTCCGGTGGTCCTCGGCGGAGATCACTCTATCTCAATACCGGTAGGTCGTGCCCTCAGCGAGATAGGGGGAACCGTAGGGGTGATCCAGCTGGACGCCCACCTGGACTGGTCCATGGCTCCTGGAGGCCAGAGGTTCGGAAACGGAAGCCCTATGAGGCGGATGTCCGAGATGGATCACATAGGGCCGATGACCCAGATTGGTCTCAGAGGGGTAGGTAGCAGCAGGAAAGAGGATTTTGACGACGCCAGGGATTACGGCAGCAGGCTCGTAACTGCGTCGGAGGTCCGAAGGATAGGCCCTGAGGCGGTGGTGGGGGCTATCCCCGAGGCCGACTGCTACTATGTCACCGTGGACATAGACGTGTTCGACATATCGTTGGTCACCGGAACGGGCTCCCCCATGCCGGGGGGACTGTATTATCAGGAGGTGGCCGCCATACTGAGGGGAATAGCCCGGAGGTTCAACGTGGTCTGTCTCGATCTGGTGGAGGTGGCTCCGCAGTACGATCCATCCGGCGCCACCTGTCGCATAGCGGCCATGACCTTGCTTGAGTTCATGGGACACATCCTCAAAAGACGTAGCTGA
- a CDS encoding transporter substrate-binding domain-containing protein, giving the protein MRKSFRLSTLALLAVLICSGVVSADAKALRYGGSVGWSPLMVKDENGHIVGVAVDVMKELGNRLDRPVELSEELPWKRLLDYAEKGEIDVIAGIYKTEEREKVFLFSQPFMVNTAKLFVLKDNIFTVNNLQDLKGKSGGKPSGGSFGEKFDSFAAANLKMNEAVNKETLYKMLQGKRFDFVVMDGDDGMAYLAKNGLQDDIKMLDFDVNTVKVYLAISKKSPVADMVGDIDKALSDMESDGTLQKIADSYRN; this is encoded by the coding sequence GTGAGAAAGTCCTTTAGACTATCGACTCTGGCGTTGCTGGCGGTTTTGATATGTAGTGGGGTAGTTTCGGCGGACGCCAAGGCCCTCAGGTACGGAGGCTCAGTAGGTTGGAGTCCCCTCATGGTCAAAGACGAGAACGGTCATATCGTCGGAGTTGCGGTCGACGTTATGAAAGAGTTAGGCAACAGGCTCGACAGGCCGGTGGAACTTTCGGAAGAGCTGCCCTGGAAAAGACTCCTGGACTACGCCGAAAAAGGCGAGATAGACGTAATAGCAGGCATCTACAAAACCGAGGAAAGGGAGAAGGTTTTCCTGTTCTCCCAGCCTTTCATGGTCAACACCGCCAAGCTATTCGTCCTGAAGGACAATATCTTCACGGTGAACAACCTCCAGGACCTTAAAGGCAAATCCGGCGGTAAACCCTCCGGAGGCAGCTTTGGGGAGAAGTTCGACTCCTTCGCCGCCGCAAACCTGAAAATGAACGAGGCGGTGAACAAAGAGACCCTCTACAAAATGTTGCAGGGCAAGAGGTTTGACTTCGTGGTAATGGACGGAGACGACGGCATGGCATATCTGGCTAAAAACGGCCTCCAGGACGACATAAAAATGCTGGACTTCGACGTAAACACCGTCAAGGTCTACCTGGCCATATCAAAAAAATCCCCGGTAGCCGATATGGTAGGGGACATCGACAAAGCCCTGTCGGATATGGAGTCCGACGGAACCCTCCAAAAGATAGCGGACAGCTACAGAAACTAA
- a CDS encoding nuclear transport factor 2 family protein, with the protein MTSYQESKDLVRAYFAEMEGASEDTVASVLDKYTTSDYRFYGVHPFNELTGSDAVAEALWKPLYRSMGPVQRRQDIFIAGTSEIGGEQWVISMGHFMGLLDRPWLGIPATRKMAFLRYAEFNCVKDGKICQTGFFCDIIGVMHQQGINPLPIQTGASFVYPGPRTHDGLLFGHQDPEEGVKTLALVNRMVDDLTELNKSGLDRCPPELLAKTWKEDMIWYGPAGIGATYTIRRYQEQHQYPFREGLRNKVFNGHVCRLAEGNFAGFFGWPNLTHTAAGGFMGLPASDVKTHMRVVDMYRREGDKLAENWVLIDIPYWLLLQGVDVLERTKSIVNC; encoded by the coding sequence TTGACGTCCTATCAGGAAAGCAAGGATCTTGTAAGAGCCTACTTCGCCGAGATGGAAGGGGCCTCGGAGGATACAGTTGCGTCGGTTCTGGATAAGTACACCACGTCGGACTACCGATTCTACGGGGTTCACCCCTTTAACGAGCTGACCGGCAGCGATGCGGTTGCGGAGGCCCTTTGGAAGCCCCTTTACCGCTCTATGGGGCCCGTGCAGAGGCGACAGGACATATTCATAGCTGGGACCAGCGAGATCGGCGGAGAACAGTGGGTCATAAGCATGGGCCACTTTATGGGACTTCTGGACCGACCATGGCTGGGCATACCGGCCACGAGGAAAATGGCCTTTTTGAGGTACGCCGAGTTCAACTGCGTGAAAGACGGCAAAATATGCCAGACCGGATTTTTCTGCGACATAATAGGGGTCATGCACCAGCAGGGGATCAACCCCCTCCCCATCCAGACCGGGGCGTCTTTCGTCTATCCCGGCCCCAGAACCCACGACGGCCTTCTCTTCGGCCATCAGGACCCTGAGGAAGGCGTAAAAACCCTGGCTCTGGTGAACAGGATGGTCGACGACCTGACTGAGCTCAACAAAAGCGGCCTCGATAGATGCCCGCCGGAACTTCTGGCGAAGACCTGGAAAGAGGACATGATCTGGTACGGCCCAGCTGGCATAGGGGCGACCTACACCATAAGGCGATACCAGGAACAGCATCAGTATCCCTTCAGGGAGGGGCTGAGGAACAAGGTGTTTAACGGACACGTCTGTCGCCTCGCCGAGGGAAACTTCGCCGGATTCTTCGGATGGCCCAACCTGACCCACACCGCAGCAGGAGGCTTTATGGGTCTCCCTGCGTCGGACGTAAAGACCCACATGAGGGTCGTGGATATGTACCGAAGGGAAGGGGACAAGCTGGCGGAGAACTGGGTCCTGATAGACATACCCTACTGGCTTTTGCTCCAGGGAGTGGACGTTCTGGAGAGGACTAAGAGCATCGTAAACTGTTAG
- a CDS encoding MFS transporter, producing MSTQNAEPQDSGLIILGPDRSNVQRFIAFGSILVVYFFYCYNFMLSTFVRPTLTAATAAGGYGFTLKQASSIFAVMSFGTIPGTIVFGLLSSRIGKKRTLMTIAVCIGLTTLIPLLAPDNYTIWRVARFMGGFSLGGVFGTAVPLVTEMFPQRYRGKLAAILTSTFSVAMIFAGSLYGALGDANWRVLVYTAAIPPLVGALLVFFTVPDDFSLTQDRRQEAAQRGEKINYFSMYREKYLLIGIGVILLSGFNFMAYSAYSNNATKFLRDGLGMTAATAGAIYSLQGIGQLIGYNVWGFIADRFGRKVPAVGMLLCAVLVFAFLQLGPQDVSTFRIVSALLGFCIGFSGAWGAYYTELFPRRFSGLAAGISFNGGRLISTFGLPVIAGMATTPDTMPIIFKTAMAIFAAGSVIWLFLPETLNRPRED from the coding sequence ATGTCGACACAAAACGCCGAGCCCCAGGATTCAGGGCTCATAATACTCGGTCCAGACAGAAGCAACGTCCAGAGGTTTATAGCCTTCGGTTCCATATTGGTGGTCTACTTTTTTTACTGCTATAACTTCATGCTCAGCACCTTCGTGCGGCCCACACTGACCGCAGCTACCGCCGCAGGGGGATACGGTTTCACGCTAAAACAGGCGTCCTCCATTTTCGCCGTAATGTCCTTCGGGACAATCCCTGGAACTATCGTTTTCGGCCTACTGTCCTCCAGGATAGGAAAAAAACGGACACTTATGACCATAGCGGTTTGCATCGGCCTGACCACTTTGATCCCTCTGCTTGCGCCGGATAACTACACCATCTGGCGGGTCGCTAGGTTTATGGGAGGCTTCTCCTTAGGCGGGGTTTTCGGGACAGCGGTCCCCCTTGTGACCGAGATGTTCCCCCAGAGATATCGTGGAAAGCTGGCGGCCATCCTCACCAGCACCTTCTCAGTGGCGATGATATTCGCCGGATCGCTCTACGGAGCCCTCGGAGACGCTAACTGGAGGGTTCTCGTCTACACCGCCGCCATACCACCTCTGGTAGGGGCACTGCTGGTGTTCTTCACCGTCCCCGACGACTTCAGCCTCACCCAGGACAGAAGGCAGGAAGCGGCCCAAAGAGGTGAAAAGATAAACTACTTCAGCATGTACCGAGAGAAATATCTCCTCATAGGGATAGGGGTTATCCTTCTTTCAGGATTTAACTTTATGGCCTACTCGGCCTACTCCAACAACGCCACCAAGTTCCTGAGGGACGGACTAGGCATGACCGCCGCCACCGCGGGAGCCATATACAGCCTTCAGGGCATAGGTCAGCTCATAGGCTACAACGTCTGGGGCTTTATAGCGGACAGGTTCGGCAGGAAGGTCCCGGCGGTGGGTATGCTCCTTTGCGCCGTTTTAGTCTTCGCCTTCCTCCAGCTTGGACCTCAGGACGTCTCCACCTTCAGGATAGTATCGGCCCTTCTGGGCTTCTGCATCGGGTTCTCCGGAGCCTGGGGCGCTTACTACACAGAGCTCTTCCCGAGACGGTTCAGCGGCCTGGCGGCGGGGATATCCTTTAACGGAGGAAGGCTGATCTCCACCTTCGGCCTTCCGGTCATAGCGGGAATGGCGACGACTCCCGACACTATGCCTATCATATTCAAGACCGCCATGGCCATATTCGCAGCGGGAAGCGTCATCTGGCTTTTCCTTCCTGAGACCTTAAACAGGCCCAGGGAAGACTGA
- a CDS encoding ester cyclase has product MPDKVKESQKVITGENTEESNMKDGKKGNVVFTGDSKQVVSVGHHDYNEFSKLERKPQGMKGFDPEYRDFVEYIMKITHTIWEEKSIGLIYDTYSNNVVMHLGSTNASGIQGVISGTMQTLFAFPDRRLIGQNVIWSPHGEKGYLSSHRILSTATNLNPSSFGPATGKRINFRTTVDCAAEDNRIYEEWLVRDNLWIVRQLGFDVFDVARRMAKAAQNDGGLHVAVNGMGENKMGQYSPKLHAPKDDSAGEFILEMLSRVYNYRLFNEVDRFYHDNAVVHFVCDQDMTGKEQIKGMLISLFSSFPNGALVVERVTCNEKSDGKGHDVAVRWRINGVNEGFGYFGAPTGKHATILGISHFSVKDGKIDEEWITFDGMDVLKQLISVEE; this is encoded by the coding sequence TTGCCGGACAAGGTAAAAGAAAGCCAGAAGGTTATAACTGGCGAGAATACGGAGGAATCTAACATGAAGGACGGTAAAAAGGGAAACGTAGTTTTCACAGGAGATTCTAAGCAGGTCGTATCTGTAGGACATCACGACTACAACGAGTTCTCCAAGCTGGAGAGAAAGCCCCAGGGAATGAAGGGTTTCGACCCGGAGTACAGGGACTTCGTGGAATACATCATGAAGATAACCCACACCATCTGGGAGGAAAAGAGCATCGGCCTGATCTACGACACCTACAGCAACAACGTGGTGATGCACTTAGGATCCACCAACGCCAGCGGCATCCAGGGAGTCATATCCGGGACGATGCAGACCCTTTTCGCCTTCCCGGACAGGAGGCTCATAGGCCAAAACGTCATATGGTCCCCCCACGGGGAGAAAGGCTACCTGTCCTCCCACAGGATCCTGTCCACCGCCACAAACCTGAACCCCAGCAGCTTCGGACCGGCCACGGGGAAAAGGATCAACTTCAGGACCACCGTGGACTGCGCTGCGGAGGATAACCGCATATACGAGGAATGGCTGGTCAGGGACAATCTCTGGATCGTCAGACAGCTCGGTTTCGACGTTTTCGACGTAGCTCGCAGGATGGCGAAGGCCGCCCAAAATGACGGAGGTCTCCACGTCGCCGTCAACGGTATGGGAGAGAACAAAATGGGTCAGTACTCCCCTAAGCTCCACGCCCCTAAAGACGACTCAGCAGGGGAGTTTATCCTTGAGATGCTGAGCCGGGTCTACAACTACAGGCTTTTCAACGAAGTAGACCGGTTCTACCACGATAACGCCGTGGTCCACTTCGTCTGCGATCAGGACATGACGGGAAAAGAGCAGATAAAGGGGATGCTCATCAGCCTGTTTTCATCCTTCCCCAACGGAGCACTGGTGGTAGAGAGGGTCACATGCAACGAAAAGTCCGACGGTAAAGGCCACGACGTGGCGGTTAGATGGAGGATAAACGGCGTCAACGAGGGATTTGGCTACTTTGGAGCCCCTACTGGAAAACACGCCACGATCCTGGGCATATCCCACTTCTCCGTCAAAGACGGCAAAATCGATGAAGAGTGGATCACCTTCGACGGAATGGACGTCCTAAAACAGCTCATATCCGTGGAAGAATAA
- a CDS encoding LacI family DNA-binding transcriptional regulator has protein sequence MSVTINHIAIAAKVSKSVVSKVINERPDVAPETRETVLKVIKDLGYVPSNKARNLSLGINKDIAVVLPSDNSVYRNLLFSLYRILSPKGYDLSFHITDHDGDRETEILRSIRANRLMGLIYFIDPDGKQDREKLIAGLNIPSVILGDGPGFSGMDRVLCPESEMAHAMAKVVSAHRGRTLCLSMPESKEYQRRRNDLVKLSLDEARCPLKDITFCPGSQVSDAEGYALMEKFYDPRHSLICSLSNVYTKGVFRFLRDRGQLERTAKVITLGDVSDFEHQILGCQSISMPVDVLAEEAAKALIDRTEKPKGQPKVIQIPPRIL, from the coding sequence ATGTCCGTGACCATAAACCACATAGCCATAGCGGCGAAAGTATCTAAATCGGTGGTATCCAAGGTTATCAACGAAAGGCCCGACGTAGCGCCGGAAACCAGGGAAACAGTCCTCAAGGTAATAAAGGATCTGGGCTACGTTCCCAGCAATAAGGCTCGAAACCTGTCTCTAGGTATAAACAAAGACATCGCTGTGGTCCTTCCGTCGGATAACTCGGTCTACCGAAACCTACTGTTCTCCCTCTACCGGATACTATCCCCGAAAGGCTACGACCTGTCCTTTCATATAACCGACCACGACGGTGACAGGGAGACGGAGATACTTAGGTCTATAAGGGCCAACAGGCTAATGGGGCTAATCTACTTTATAGACCCCGACGGGAAACAGGACAGGGAGAAATTAATAGCGGGGCTTAACATTCCATCGGTGATACTTGGAGACGGACCGGGCTTCTCCGGTATGGACAGGGTTCTGTGCCCCGAATCGGAGATGGCCCATGCCATGGCGAAGGTAGTCTCCGCTCACCGAGGTCGTACCTTATGTCTGTCCATGCCCGAGTCCAAAGAGTACCAGCGGAGGAGAAACGATCTTGTAAAGCTCTCCCTGGATGAAGCGAGATGTCCGCTAAAGGATATCACGTTTTGCCCTGGATCGCAGGTATCGGACGCAGAAGGGTACGCCCTTATGGAAAAATTTTATGATCCTCGACATTCCCTCATATGTTCCCTGAGCAACGTTTACACCAAAGGAGTATTCCGATTTCTGAGGGACAGAGGACAGCTTGAAAGGACCGCCAAGGTGATCACCCTAGGGGACGTGTCCGACTTTGAGCATCAAATACTGGGCTGCCAATCGATCTCCATGCCGGTGGATGTCCTAGCGGAAGAGGCGGCAAAGGCCCTGATAGACAGGACGGAAAAGCCCAAAGGGCAGCCTAAGGTAATACAGATCCCACCGAGGATCTTATAG
- a CDS encoding sodium/solute symporter (Members of the Solute:Sodium Symporter (SSS), TC 2.A.21 as described in tcdb.org, catalyze solute:Na+ symport. Known solutes for members of the family include sugars, amino acids, nucleosides, inositols, vitamins, urea or anions, depending on the system.) → MSSLDLSVVFVYLMAVLGLGYLCGRGNEDQEDFLLAGRSMPWLPVSLSVAATMISANSFIGAPGWAYGSGLAPFMVNVTVPLAVFFALSVTTPVFYALKVTSIYEYMGSRLGPLSRGLAVAQFFVNSLIQVSSMVFIPALILQRLTGMDLIVLVPVIVAVSIVYTVMGGIKAVIWTDFSQMLVLWGGLFAVIYVGLKGMDMGFFETLQIAREAGKMKALNFSFDLGDTNTFWASLIGGTFMWVRYFCFDQVQIQRVLTSKSMRGLKLSFMTSAFFMSVIYFISLLVGLLLWGFFDGRPFSNANDVMITFILENLPVGVVGLVISGALAAAMSSVDSLLNSMTTVFIKDVYEKHLKKDSGPASLRVTMAVAAFFGVAVVFFVLVGFGGTVRSVLDVVGKYISYFSGPACGAFLLAMFTVRANDRGVASGFVLGTLGCLWISRAMGLSWLWNPAVGGVLTLLLGYGISLIFGNSEAYGKDYTASGVRRSLEREGRAYEDGVSVLPFKVDFYGYATLGFFFIQYLVLFIIQ, encoded by the coding sequence GTGTCTTCGTTGGATTTGTCTGTTGTGTTCGTGTACCTGATGGCGGTGCTGGGGCTTGGGTATCTCTGTGGAAGGGGAAACGAGGATCAGGAGGACTTTCTTCTGGCCGGTCGCTCTATGCCCTGGTTGCCTGTGTCCTTGTCGGTGGCTGCCACAATGATCAGCGCCAACTCCTTTATCGGGGCCCCTGGGTGGGCCTACGGCTCTGGGTTGGCCCCTTTTATGGTTAACGTCACCGTACCTCTGGCGGTTTTTTTCGCCCTTTCCGTCACCACTCCTGTCTTCTACGCCCTTAAGGTGACCTCCATATACGAGTATATGGGCAGCAGGCTGGGGCCTCTCAGCAGAGGATTGGCGGTCGCTCAGTTCTTCGTAAATTCGCTGATACAGGTCAGCTCTATGGTCTTTATTCCCGCCTTGATACTCCAGAGGCTCACAGGCATGGATCTTATCGTTCTGGTTCCGGTGATCGTGGCGGTCTCCATCGTCTATACGGTGATGGGGGGCATAAAGGCGGTCATCTGGACAGATTTTTCCCAGATGCTGGTCCTCTGGGGAGGGCTTTTCGCTGTGATCTACGTCGGGCTGAAGGGGATGGATATGGGGTTTTTCGAGACCCTCCAGATCGCCAGGGAGGCGGGCAAGATGAAGGCGTTGAACTTCAGCTTCGATCTAGGCGATACCAATACCTTTTGGGCCTCCCTCATAGGGGGAACTTTTATGTGGGTCCGGTATTTTTGCTTCGATCAGGTCCAGATACAGAGGGTTCTGACCTCTAAGTCCATGAGGGGGCTTAAGCTGTCTTTTATGACCAGCGCTTTTTTTATGAGCGTAATTTATTTTATCTCCTTGCTGGTAGGGCTTCTTCTATGGGGATTCTTCGACGGTAGGCCCTTCTCTAACGCCAACGACGTGATGATCACCTTCATATTGGAGAACCTTCCTGTCGGTGTCGTCGGACTGGTCATATCGGGGGCCCTGGCCGCCGCCATGTCCAGCGTCGACTCTTTGCTCAACTCTATGACTACGGTATTCATCAAAGACGTTTACGAAAAACACCTCAAAAAAGACTCCGGTCCCGCCTCTTTGAGGGTCACCATGGCTGTGGCGGCCTTTTTCGGCGTGGCCGTGGTGTTTTTCGTCCTAGTCGGATTTGGTGGCACCGTGAGGTCGGTTCTCGATGTGGTAGGCAAGTATATATCCTATTTTTCCGGTCCCGCCTGTGGGGCTTTTCTCCTGGCTATGTTCACCGTGAGGGCCAACGATAGAGGCGTCGCCTCGGGGTTTGTCCTGGGAACTTTGGGATGTCTATGGATATCAAGGGCTATGGGATTGAGCTGGCTGTGGAATCCCGCCGTCGGAGGTGTGCTGACCCTTCTTTTGGGCTACGGGATAAGCCTGATCTTCGGGAACTCCGAGGCCTACGGAAAGGATTACACCGCATCGGGGGTGAGGCGGAGTCTGGAGCGAGAGGGCAGAGCCTACGAAGACGGGGTTTCGGTGTTGCCCTTTAAGGTCGATTTTTACGGCTACGCCACGCTGGGATTTTTCTTTATTCAGTACCTAGTTCTTTTTATCATTCAATAA